One Pararge aegeria chromosome 1, ilParAegt1.1, whole genome shotgun sequence genomic region harbors:
- the LOC120627154 gene encoding uncharacterized protein LOC120627154, whose translation MVFYSCLRDIKVATSLFFRVLRVYFELCKMSIGKITEFKVQSDNWKLYVERLEQYFLVNKIGLDLQVPTLITVMGAESYELLVSLCTPDKPNTKSFKELTSIMANHLQPKPSELAERYKFRHRQQGEAESIADYIAVLKKMSKTCEFGTGLQESLRDQLVCGIKSEIIRQRLFAENKLDFAKAYNLAVSLEAAEKDAAMVVGNAKASGETSAVECQAVYSGRSRRPAGAARGQHGWRAASRGRAAAASSGPRSQQGCQACGGAHEESGCNFKAYVCRVCMRRGHIRRVCPNITPHNTVDVTQCNKQAGQDSDSGSDEFQIL comes from the exons ATGGTGTTTTATTCCTGCTTGAGAGATATTAAAGTGGCGACGAGCCTATTTTTTCGAGTCTTACGCGTGTATTTTGAATTGTGCAAGATGTCTATCGGTAAAATAACCGAATTTAAAGTGCAAAGTGATAACTGGAAGTTGTACGTAGAACGACTCGAACAATATTTCTTAGTGAATAAGATCGGACTGGATTTGCAAGTGCCTACACTAATAACAGTTATGGGAGCAGAAAGTTATGAACTTTTAGTAAGTTTGTGTACTCCAGACAAACCGAACACCAAATCATTTAAGGAACTAACCTCGATTATGGCAAATCACCTACAGCCAAAACCAAGTGAACTGGCAGAAAGATATAAATTTCGGCATAGGCAACAAGGCGAGGCCGAAAGTATCGCGGATTATATTGCAGTTTTAAAAAAGATGTCGAAAACATGTGAATTTGGTACTGGATTACAGGAAAGCTTACGCGATCAGTTAGTTTGCGGAATAAAAAGCGAGATTATACGTCAGCGCCTATTTGCCGAGAATAAGTTAGACTTCGCGAAGGCATATAACCTAGCAGTTAGCCTCGAAGCTGCTGAGAAAGATGCGGCAATGGTTGTGGGGAACGCGAAGGCGAGCGGTGAGACGAGCGCAGTAGAATGCCAAGCGGTGTACAGCGGGCGCTCGCGGCGGCCCGCGGGCGCAGCTAGGGGACAGCACGGGTGGCGCGCGGCGTCGCGCGGCAGGGCAGCCGCTGCGTCTAGTGGGCCGCGGTCACAGCAAGGGTGCCAAGCGTGTGGTGGTGCCCATGAGGAGTCAGGATGCAATTTTAAGGCGTATGTATGCAGAGTGTGTATGAGGCGGGGGCATATACGCCGGGTGTGTCCAAATATAACGCCGCATAATACAGTGGATGTGACACAGTGCAACAAGCAAGCGGGACAGGACAGCGATAGTGGTAGTGACGAG TTCCAGATACTATAA
- the LOC120624032 gene encoding uncharacterized protein K02A2.6-like, producing the protein MYSRMVWDDSPASRYASTCHPIRQRDTQTCQRCETCAMEASAPPRATPQAWPYNTQPWTRIHIDFLGPYQGKTYLVLIDSSSKWLDLFHMPRTTASSVIRNLRVTFANFGLPLELISDQGPPFTSNEFKEFLTRNGIRQSFSPVYHPQSNGAAENAVKLCKRAIKKAIRDNVDVEAAIQTFLLAYRNSVHLTTGKTPAMLLQRRSLRSRLDLLRGERGLEDAVHTAQKRQMLNARGITRDIECGDSVWVREYGEKNKWAKGVITDRLGSRRFTVGDDNGRLITRHMDQIKPRARLSGVACPTENDSLDKVEREDAILEPTSEMAESEMTASNVAQECDKDGNTETESSLARQTSTTTTSMSSPPRAAEVTDNLPKRERKKVERFGYT; encoded by the coding sequence ATGTATTCGCGGATGGTTTGGGACGATTCACCGGCGAGCCGGTACGCATCTACGTGCCACCCGATACGCCAACGTGATACCCAGACGTGCCAACGTTGTGAAACCTGTGCGATGGAGGCATCAGCACCACCGCGAGCAACTCCGCAGGCATGGCCGTATAACACACAGCCGTGGACGCGTATTCACATCGATTTTTTAGGACCATACCAGGGCAAAACGTATCTCGTTTTAATAGACTCGAGTTCCAAGTGGTTAGATCTTTTTCACATGCCACGGACCACTGCGTCAAGCGTGATTCGAAATTTAAGAGTGACATTCGCTAACTTTGGTTTGCCGTTAGAATTAATTTCAGACCAAGGGCCTCCTTTTACTAGCAACGAATTCAAAGAGTTTCTTACTAGGAACGGTATTCGGCAGTCCTTCTCTCCTGTGTATCACCCACAGTCTAATGGTGCAGCCGAGAACGCAGTTAAGCTATGTAAGAGAGCTATAAAAAAGGCTATAAGAGACAACGTGGATGTAGAAGCAGCAATACAAACTTTTTTACTAGCGTATAGGAACTCCGTGCACTTGACAACCGGTAAGACACCGGCGATGCTACTTCAGCGGCGTTCGCTACGATCACGGTTAGATTTGTTAAGGGGTGAGCGTGGGCTTGAGGATGCGGTACATACAGCGCAAAAACGACAGATGCTAAATGCGAGAGGTATAACACGCGATATAGAATGTGGCGATTCTGTGTGGGTGCGTGAATATGGGGAGAAGAACAAATGGGCTAAAGGCGTTATTACTGATAGATTAGGATCCCGTAGGTTCACAGTAGGTGACGATAATGGTCGACTTATTACAAGGCATATGGATCAAATAAAACCGCGAGCACGATTATCTGGTGTTGCTTGTCCAACGGAAAATGACAGCCTGGATAAGGTTGAGCGTGAGGATGCAATTTTGGAACCAACCTCAGAGATGGCCGAGTCGGAGATGACGGCTTCTAACGTAGCACAGGAGTGCGATAAGGACGGAAATACCGAAACAGAATCGTCGTTAGCAAGGCAGACGTCCACTACTACAACAAGCATGTCATCTCCGCCTCGAGCGGCTGAGGTCACAGATAATCTTCCCAAACGAGAACGTAAAAAGGTGGAACGTTTTGGTTACACGTAA